DNA sequence from the Oculatellaceae cyanobacterium genome:
TTCTTGAAGTACCTAGCGACTGGGAATAGCTCAAAGCCCACCTTTTCATAGGTATGACGGGCTGGGGCATGACCAGGATCGCCTCCAGTCTCAACCATTGCAATAGACATCCCAGCATCTTTCATCCAAGCCAGTGTGAATTCTATTAACGCACTACCAATACCGTGACCTTGAAAGTCTGGATCGACAGCGACCATGTAGATTTCACCCATACTGTCATCTTTGTGCAGTAAGACTGCTATAAAGCCCACAATAGAACCTGCATCAATAGCAACCCATATATTCGTGTCTTCCGCAGTGCAGACATCCTCAACAGCTTTTTGCTGGCTCACACGCCAATG
Encoded proteins:
- a CDS encoding GNAT family N-acetyltransferase encodes the protein MSKLAELTGVSVGMQIEPYDPRHLDAVIRLSIKAWTPVFDSIENAMNADVYQAFYPNHWRVSQQKAVEDVCTAEDTNIWVAIDAGSIVGFIAVLLHKDDSMGEIYMVAVDPDFQGHGIGSALIEFTLAWMKDAGMSIAMVETGGDPGHAPARHTYEKVGFELFPVARYFKKL